One window of the Saccopteryx bilineata isolate mSacBil1 chromosome 2, mSacBil1_pri_phased_curated, whole genome shotgun sequence genome contains the following:
- the DRG1 gene encoding developmentally-regulated GTP-binding protein 1, producing MSSTLAKIAEIEAEMARTQKNKATAHHLGLLKARLAKLRRELITPKGGGGGGPGEGFDVAKTGDARIGFVGFPSVGKSTLLSNLAGVYSEVAAYEFTTLTTVPGVIRYKGAKIQLLDLPGIIEGAKDGKGRGRQVIAVARTCNLILIVLDVLKPLGHKKIIENELEGFGIRLNSKPPNIGFKKKDKGGINLTATCPQSELDTETVKSILAEYKIHNADVTLRSDATADDLIDVVEGNRVYIPCIYVLNKIDQISIEELDIIYKVPHCVPISAHHRWNFDDLLEKIWDYLKLVRIYTKPKGQLPDYTSPVVLPYSRTTVEDFCMKIHKNLIKEFKYALVWGLSVKHNPQKVGKDHTLEDEDVIQIVKK from the exons ATGAGCAGCACCCTAGCCAAGATTGCGGAGATCGAAGCCGAG ATGGCTCGGACTCAGAAGAACAAGGCCACTGCACACCACCTAGGGCTGCTTAAGGCTCGCCTCGCTAAGCTTCGCAGAGAACTCATTACTCcaaaaggtggtggtggtggtgggccagGAGAAG gTTTTGATGTGGCCAAGACAGGTGATGCTCGAATTGGGTTTGTGGGTTTTCCATCTGTGGGGAAGTCAACACTGCTCAGTAACCTGGCAGGGGTATATTCTGAGGTGGCAGCCTATGAGTTTACTACTCTGACCACTGTGCCTGGCGTCATCAGATACAAAGGTGCCAAGATCCAG CTCCTGGATCTCCCAGGTATCATTGAGGGTGCCAAGGATGGGAAAGGTAGAGGCCGTCAAGTCATTGCAG TGGCCCGAACGTGTAACTTGATCCTGATTGTTCTGGATGTCCTGAAACCCTTGGGACATAAGAAGATAATTGAAAATGAATTGGAAGGCTTTGGCATTCGCTTGAACAGCAAACCTCCCAACATTGGCTTTAAGAAGAAGGATAAGGGAGGCATTAATCTTACAGCCACT TGCCCTCAGAGTGAGCTGGATACTGAAACTGTGAAGAGCATTCTGGCTGAATACAAAATTCATAATGCTGATGTGACTCTGCGTAGTGATGCCACAGCGGACGACCTCATTGATGTGGTAGAAGGAAACAG agtTTATATCCCCTGTATCTATGTGCTAAACAAGATTGATCAGATCTCCATTGAGGAGTTGGATATCATTTATAAAGTACCTCACTGTGTACCTATCTCTGCCCATCACCGCTGGAATTTTGATGACCTCTTGGAAAAGATCTGGGACTATCTGAAACTTGTGAGGAT TTACACCAAACCCAAAGGCCAGTTGCCAGATTACACATCCCCAGTGGTGCTGCCTTACTCCAGGACCACAGTGGAGGATTTTTGTATGAAGATTCACAAAAATcttattaaagaatttaaata TGCTCTGGTCTGGGGTCTCTCTGTGAAACACAATCCTCAAAAAGTGGGTAAAGACCATACGTTGGAGGACGAGGATGTCATTCAGATCGTGAAGAAGTGA